The following proteins are encoded in a genomic region of Cryptococcus neoformans var. neoformans JEC21 chromosome 2 sequence:
- a CDS encoding Eukaryotic translation initiation factor 3 subunit 7, putative, with product MANFVLPPIHDNSDGSWGPSTSTLPAQFKDIPYAPFSKSDKITRIADWHDPQAEAAAGTRTARTVQSGGRRTAYGAAEGTVFGFVHDEDEKSFSLVDSGVRVGARGKAPIRGRSVRGVASARGARGRGGQRGGFSTRGGRGGARGGYGDWNKPQRTRDSSVTIGPEWEVLEEIDFNRLSKLSLSVEDPEDLASYGTVQAYDKTFDRINTRNEKPLEIVNRVRYNPSTSDDPIISQYAEKKEAQIFATDSILAVLMCAGRSVNSWDIIIEHRNGQVFFDKRESGPLDYITVNENAADPPVDSDDVSNINSAGSLSLEATYISHNFSSQVSANSKSKAYTPNPNPFYSPEVESEPPASTLYKYRKFDLSIDEEEQFSVILRTEADAYLGKKEVLVTVKALNEYDPRVQGGSGKPLDWRKNLDTQKGAILASEMKNNSAKFARWAIQSILAGVEQMKMGYISRANPRDAQRHTIVGVQSFKPLDFARQMNVSLANGWGIVRTIADLVLKQPEGKFVLVKDPNNPLVRLYKVPDDTFEAGAEEEEEEQDEE from the exons ATGGCCAACTTCGttctccctcccatccaCGATAACTCTGACGGCTCATGGGGTCCCAGCACTAGTACCCTTCCTGCACAGTTCAAGGA CATTCCTTACgctcccttctccaagtCTGACAAAATCACTCGAATCGCCGACTGGCACGATCCTCAAGCCGAAGCCGCCGCTGGAACCCGTACTGCCCGTACCGTTCAATCCGGTGGCCGACGAACTGCTTATGGCGCTGCTGAAGGAACCGTTTTCGGCTTTGTTCacgatgaggacgagaagagTTTCTCGCTCGTTGACAGCGGTGTTAGGGTTGGTGCTAGAGGCAAGGCCCCTATCAGGGGAAGGAGTGTTAGGGGTGTTGCTTCAGCCAGGGGTGCCAGAGGACGAGGTGGTCAACGAGGTGGATTCAGCACAAGGGGTGGCAGGGGTGGTGCCCGAGGTGGATATGGTGACTGGAACAAGCCTCAGCGAACTAGGGACTCTTCTGTCACTATCGGTCCTGAATGGGAGGTTCTTGAGGAGATCGACTTTAACCGTCTGTCTAAATTGAGCCTTTCTGTCGAGGACCCTGAGGATCT TGCTTCATACGGTACCGTGCAAGCTTACGACAAGACCTTTGATCGAATCAACACCAGGAATGAGAAGCCCCTCGAGATTGTCAATCGTGTCAGGTACAACCCCTCTACCAGCGATGatcccatcatctctcaG TACGCCGAAAAGAAAGAGGCTCAAATTTTTGCAACTGACTCTATCCTTGCTGTCCTCATGTGTGCGGGTCGATCCGTAAACTCTTgggatatcatcatcgaaCACCGAAACGGTCAAGTCTTTTTCGACAAGCGAGAGTCTGGGCCTCTCGACTACATCACCGTCAACGAGAACGCCGCCGACCCCCCTGTTGACTCTGATGACGTTAGCAACATTAATTCTGCCGgttccctctctctcgaGGCCACCTACATCTCTCACAacttctcttctcaagtCTCTGCCAACTCCAAATCTAAGGCGTATACCCCCAACCCCAACCCTTTCTACTCGCCCGAAGTCGAGTCTGAACCTCCTGCGTCCACTCTGTACAAGTACAGGAAGTTCGACCTTTCcatcgatgaagaagagcagttTAGTGTCATTCTCCGAACCGAGGCTGACGCCTATCttggcaagaaggaagtcCTCGTCACTGTCAAGGCCCTCAATGAGTATGACCCTCGTGTCCAGGGTGGTTCTGGCAAGCCCCTTGactggaggaagaatcTCGACACTCAGAAGGGTGCTATCCTTGCTAGCGAGATGAAGAACAACAGCGCCAAGTTTGCTCGATGGGCTATCCAGTCTATCTTGGCCGGTGTTgagcagatgaagatgggttACATTTCTCGAGCCAACCCCAGAGATGCCCAAAGACATACCATCGTCGGCGTGCAATCATTTAAGCCTCTTGACTTTGCTAGACAGATGAACGTCTCCCTTGCCAACGGTTGGGGTATCGTGCGAACTATTGCTGACCTTGTGCTCAAGCAGCCTGAAGGCAAGTTTGTCCTTGTCAAGGATCCCAATAAC CCCTTGGTGAGGTTGTACAAGGTTCCTGACGACACTTTCGAAGCTGgtgcggaggaggaggaagaagaacaggaCGAGGAGTAG
- a CDS encoding CAP64 gene product - related: MLVNSSSMLVTRSKVRIYLGISVMLNIIVLITLFLPTDKAHGLMGDEAWKELAKYGLTRWSDDGAFLTVPARGCSMCEVDPVLCEEIGEDNLKRSLAFSGTNRRLKRVLAKLRRGETINVGAIGGSVTKGYGLNRYNEPYYPDTPTNLHRIIFDHLVSLYPAPNGVKTDDSGRKEGKHGYINGGQGATGTGYFSYCWEEHVPADLDLIFLEQAINDELLLRNIDSYELLVRSLLDLPTSPAIVNLHVFALMFNSITLGGDLHQSIAQFYDLPVLSLRNALLNDMLKNESLISEYFFVHPEGDIDLRHISRKGHNVMGRIGAAYMDSQICEMDKYEQGIPGADSMSIDQLYPVEPIPRMQINMKYDKDLVLPTIKPQCFSANSEKHPLVPVENNGWRKWNWKEKHYLVADVPGSRVSFKLKTNMGKIEVQYLRSYQYHQGSAKCWVDEEVEKAIKLDGYWKEPYNIGRAVTIREGLEPGEHTLTCELLKQTADPEGGLEFRLISIMSI; this comes from the exons ATGCTCGTGAACAGTTCCAGCATGCTCGTAACCAGGAGTAAGGTGAGGATATACCTCGGCATTTCCGTCATGCTCAATATCATCGTCCTCATAACTCTCTTCCTGCCAACCGATAAAGCTCATGGACTCATGGGGGATGAGGCTTGGAAGGAACTCGCCAAGTATGGGCTGACCAGGTGGTCGGATGATGGGGCCTTCTTGACTGTGCCTGCCAGAGGTTGCAGCATGTGCGAAGTGGACCCGGTCCTTTGTGAAGAGATTGG GGAGGACAATCTCAAGCGATCACTGGCATTTTCGGGCACCAACCGCCGACTCAAACGAGTATTAGCCAAACTCAGACGAGGCGAGACCATTAATGTCGGTGCCATCGGTGGCTCTG TCACAAAAGGCTACGGATTAAATCGTTATAATGAACCATACTATCCTGACACACCTACTAACCTCCATCGTATCATATTCGACCACCTCGTTAGTCTTTATCCTGCACCTAACGGAGTCAAGACAGATGATAgcggaaggaaagagggaaagcATGGGTACATCAATGGCGGGCAAGGAGCGACCG GTACTGGTTACTTTTCTTATTGCTGGGAGGAGCATGTACCTGCAGACCTTGATCTTATCTTTCTTGAACAAGCCATTAACGACGAGCT GCTTCTACGGAATATTGATTCTTATGAGCTTTTAGTGAGGAGTCTATTAGATTTGCCCACGTCGCCAGCGATTGTGAATCTGCA CGTTTTCGCCCTCATGTTCAACTCGATAACACTGGGAGGTGATTTG CATCAAAGCATTGCCCAATTTTACGATCTCCCTGTACTCTCTCTCCGCAATGCCCTTTTGAACGACATGCTCAAAAATGAATCTCTCATCTCCGAGTATTTCTTCGTCCATCCCGAAGGCGACATTGACCTGCGCCAT ATTTCGAGGAAAGGACATAATGTCATGGGTAGAATAGGAGCGGCCTACATGGATTCTCAAATATGTGAAATGGACAAGTACGAGCAAGGTATCCCTGGAGCGGATTCAATGTCGATCGATCAGCTTTATCCGGTTGAGCCTATCCCAAGG ATGCAAATAAATATGAAGTACGACAAAGATCTTGTCCTCCCGACTATCAAACCCCAATGTTTCTCAGCAAATAGTGAGAAGCATCCGCTCGTACCTGTTGAGAACAATGGTTG GCGTAAATGGAactggaaagagaaacatTACCTTGTGGCCGATGTCCCCGGCTCCCGAGTATCTTTCAAACTTAAAACAAATATGGGTAAAATAGAGGTACAGTACTTGCGTTCATATCAGTATCATCAAGGGAGTGCGAAGTGTTGGGtagatgaagaggttgagaaggcCATAAAGTTGGATGGGTATTGGAAAGAGCCCTACAATATTGGACG AGCCGTAACAATTAGAGAAGGCCTCGAACCTGGAGAGCATACCCTGACCTGCGAATTATTGAAACAGACTGCCGACCCAGAAGGTGGTTTGGAGTTTAGGTTGATATCCATCATGAG CATATAA
- a CDS encoding 1-(5-phosphoribosyl)-5-[(5- phosphoribosylamino)methylideneamino]imidazole-4- carboxamide isomerase, putative produces the protein MSRRHSQFRPCIDLHQGVVKQIVGGTLDLTSQSGAGPTENFVATHPPSYFADLYKTNDLVGGHIIKLGPGNDEAAKEAVSAWRNGMQVGGGITETNAQEWLNNGASKVIVTSYLFPNGKFDEDRLKRLANQAGKDKLVVDISCRKRENGWVVAMNGWKTLTDMAVTKESIQLVERYCSELLIHAADVEGLCQGIDEELVTRLGEWVSIPCTYAGGAKDISDLALVDRLSNGKVDLTFGSSLDIFGGKGVKFTDLVKADKEAKEHLKCTTCIDSDTC, from the exons ATGTCCAGAAGGCATTCCCAATTCCGACCTTGTATCGATCTCCACCAAGGCGTCGTCAAACAAATTGTGGGCGGCACCCTTGATCTCACGTCTCAGTCTGGCGCTGGACCCACCGAGAACTTCGTTGCTAC CCACCCTCCTTCCTACTTTGCCGACCTGTACAAGACTAACGACCTTGTTGGAGGACATATAATCAAGCTTGGTCCAGGAAATGACGAGGCTGCGAAGGAAGCAGTCAGCGCTTGGAGAAATGGTATGCAAGTCGGTGGTGGGATAACGGAAACCAATGCCCAGGAATGGCTAAATAATGGTGCCTCTAAG GTGATTGTGACAAGTTACTTGTTTCCCAACGGCAAGTTTGATGAGGATAGGTTAAAACGCCTGGCAAACCAGGCTGGCAAGGACaagcttgttgttgacattAG CTGTCGTAAACGAGAAAACGGCTGGGTTGTAGCTATGAACGGGTGGAAGACTCTTACAGATATGGCCGTCACTAAGG AGAGTATACAGCTTGTAGAGCGATATTGCTCTGAATTGCTCATCCACGCTGCCGACGTTGAAGGATTATGTCAAGGCATCGATGAAGAACTTGTCACCC GGCTTGGCGAGTGGGTAAGCATCCCCTGTACATACGCTGGCGGTGCCAAAGATATCTCCGACCTAGCCCTTGTTGACCGGTTATCAAACGGCAAAGTTGACCTTACTTTTGGCTCATCACTTGACATATTTGGAGGCAAGGGTGTCAAATTTACGGATTTGGTCAAGGCCGACAAAGAAGCCAAGGAGCA CCTAAAATGTACAACTTGCATAGATTCAGACACATGCTAA
- a CDS encoding UDP-glucose:glycoprotein glucosyltransferase, putative, with product MRANTVALALAASALAASASPPVRVSLETSWAAPPLVLEILETVYDEYPSSYFPLLHLLSSLPADSTDESILSSTLDLIQAYSLLPSPSSLSTFHLALSLHSTAPRIEAEYNWYNSAVKGQESKLGVEGCEGWVEWRGKGFCDVDGLKRDMELSIEEGTHKINQKPLSLPFDHTSPSVSSTSSSPRAIFYYAPFASTSNELLGYLDHHASQYPEFTYTVRYQPPLSDEAKKPLSLSGWGAEMALKKMDYLVVDDRATGETTFRDESDEVARNESNIFAHVFGDDPWGDQATHLTAAEIRDIGLKAATLIMSSDDPISALIHLSQDFPKYSAALARQVEVPEDIQSKGRTIAVRGNAKEAIYINGKPFDRDLNPYTLLKALRDERQLTVSLTSLGLTPKQSIDILGDPVVGQGQIEDDMGEGLVDASDRIEGGDVIVYWNDIEKDKRYQNWPIHPQGYMRPLYHGQFHTVRRNTFNLIFALDLSRISSLELIVHSISAMIQRGLPIRFGIVPVFEPEQQDDISFQMAKVFWYSVKTFGRSSTRDFLAAIIDATPRQLNNPAPQVNDDVLRKGYEALSATSKKASLAFDDVLTSEDWDRHVEKTGNYLKRLLITKKDAENGGMFMNGRFTPNAPAWPNIVTQEMQSQLAFIQGQVMLDAIPEDISTMFYDLPSTSKRRSSLVIPVGDNKLKVFNLVDLFKNEGIEGKLSGEFVYPDGERGTPISMWIIGDLDSPEGLETVKNGLQHLQTSQCASRLGFIHVPPARSHSSCPAGQYCFSTVLYQILSQNALSLTKPSDLLELISDVQHSIKTNLEKAGEIEVGNQGVDDCGTTFTLSPEDQQKYFEAKPLHGMTFGGWAAGDIAAASEFWKAGTQISGKLGITDGVHLLANGRLVGPITPVTFPLDDFEALEVYEHRKRVKPIIDILKTMYDDIAAFDRPTLANLISKVSSVVTSAYKPLDGEGIFAPTQLTRTRYYERLDDGSMSFKLGDEDMSLLKVAIVVNPLSEQAQKWSPLIQTLSEMEHVFVSVYLEPEALMEEVKLKRFYRTSVPSRLTFDVDGAAIAPGLTFNSLPSNPIYTLGLDTPPSWIVSPRTSPYDLDNLLLSSISSPVSVTFQLKQLLIEGHAREAGNIPPRGLQLQLKTLGGDIAADTQVMANLGYLQFRATPGYYTLSIRPGRGEEVFNLESIGAEGWDSPSVEEVGEGVDLGSFDGQTIYPRFARKEGMEKADVLQESVAAPEGLAKQVYSKMKSIVGLSTKATPAKTEHADINIFTVASGLLYERFASIMILSVMKHTNSSVKFWFIENFLSPTFIAFIPKLAEEYGFQYEFVTYKWPHWLRAQTEKQRIIWAYKILFLDVLFPMSLDKVIFVDADQIVRTDMKELMDVDLHGRVYGYAPMGNSRKEMEGFRFWKSGYWKEALRGRPYHISALYVVDLKKFRQLATGDRLRGQYHALSADPNSLANLDQDLPNSMQDQIPIWTLDQDWLWCQTWCSDESLATAKTIDLCQNPLTKEPKLVRARQIPEWDVYDQEIAAFGARVSEEGEESGALAISVDDLASEGYVSGVEGKEEETEREAEGRIGDEL from the exons ATGAGAGCAAACACAGTGGCTCTGGCCCTCGCAGCTTCAGCGCTCGCGGCGTCCGCGTCTCCACCAGTACGCGTAAGTCTCGAGACAAGCTGGGCAGCTCCCCCTTTGGTCCTCGAGATCCT CGAAACTGTGTATGACGAATACCCCTCATCCTACTTCCcgctccttcatcttttatcctctcttcctgcaGACTCTACAGATGAGTCCATATTATCCTCGACGCTGGACCTCATTCAAGCCTattcgcttcttccttcgccatCATCACTATCTACTTTCCACCTTGCCTTGTCCCTGCACTCCACAGCACCTAGAATAGAAGCCGAATACAACTGGTACAACAGCGCCGTAAAGGGACAGGAAAGTAAGTTGGGAGTGGAAGGTTGCGAAGGTTGGGTTGAATGGCGAGGGAAAGGGTTCTGTGATGTTGACGGGTTAAAACGGGACATGGAACTGAGTATTGAGGAAGGAACACATAAAAT AAACCAGAAACCTCTTTCACTTCCTTTCGATCACACTTCTCCGTCGgtctcttccacctcatcatctcctcgGGCCATATTCTACTACGCCCCATTCGCTTCTACTTCCAATGAACTCCTTGGATACCTGGATCACCATGCGTCTCAATATCCAGAGTTCACTTATACCGTCCGTTACCAGCCCCCTTTGTCGGATGAGGCCAAAAAACCTTTGTCTCTCTCAGGATGGGGCGCGGAGATGGCCCTTAAGAAGATGGATTATCTCGTTGTCGATGACCGTGCTACTGGGGAGACCACTTTCCGAGATGAAAGCGATGAGGTGGCTCGGAATGAAAGTAACATATTTGCTCACGTATTTGGGGATGACCCGTGGGGTGATCAAGCAACGCATTTGACAGCAGCAGAGATCAGAG ACATTGGTCTCAAGGCTGCTACTCTTATTATGTCTTCAGATGACCCTATTTCTGCCCTGATTCATCTCTCGCAAGATTTTCCCAAGTATTCGGCTGCCCTCGCTCGTCAAGTTGAGGTACCAGAGGATATCCAATCAAAGGGCAGGACAATTGCTGTCAGAGGAAACGCGAAAGAAGCTATATATATTAATGGTAAGCCATTTGACAGGGATTTGAATCCGTATAC TCTTCTGAAAGCCCTTCGTGATGAGCGCCAGCTCACGGTTTCCCTCACTTCCTTGGGTCTTACCCCTAAGCAATCCATTGACATACTGGGGGATCCCGTCGTTGGCCAAGGCcagattgaagatgacatGGGAGAAGGTTTGGTAGACGCAAGTGATAGAATCGAGGGTGGCGACGTCATTGTTTACTGGAATGACATTGAGAAAGACAAAAGATATCAAAATTGGCCTATTCATCCTCAGGGG TACATGCGCCCTTTGTATCATGGTCAGTTCCATACCGTCAGGCGGAATACATTCAATCTCATTTTCGCCCTGGACCTCTCGCGAATCTCGTCCCTTGAGCTCATTGTCCACTCCATCTCTGCCATGATTCAGAGAGGTTTGCCTATCCGATTTGGTATAGTACCTGTTTTTGAGCCTGAACAGCAAGATGACATCT CTTTTCAGATGGCCAAAGTCTTCTGGTACTCTGTCAAGACctttggaagaagctcaaCCCGGGACTTCCTCGCTGCG ATCATCGACGCAACTCCGCGCCAGCTCAACAATCCTGCTCCTCAAgtaaatgatgatgttctCCGTAAAGGGTATGAAGCCCTTTCCGCGACTTCTAAAAAGGCATCTCTAGCCTTTGATGATGTTTTGACCTCTGAAGATTGGGATCGCCATGTCGAGAAGACTGGGAATTATTTGAAGAGGTTGTTAATTACGAAAAAAGACGCAGAGAATGGCGGTATGTTCATGAACGGGAGGTTTACGCCTAATGCGCCTGCCTGGCCCAACATTGTTACGCAAGAGATGCAATCGCAGCTCGCATTCATCCAAGGACAG GTCATGTTGGATGCAATCCCCGAAGACATCTCAACCATGTTCTATGATTTGCCATCCACCTCtaagaggaggagcagcCTCGTTATTCCAGTTGGCGACAACAAGCTCAAAGTCTTCAATTTGGTCGATCTCTTTAAAAATGAGGGGATTGAAGGCAAATTGAGCGGAGAGTTTGTCTATCCCG atggagaaagaggaacgCCGATCAGTATGTGGATTATAGGAGATCTTGATTCCCCTGAAGGTTTGGAGACTGTCAAGAACGGCCTACAGCACCTCCAAACTTCGCAATGTGCTTCCAGGCTCGGCTTCATTCATGTACCCCCGGCACGTAgccattcttcttgcccCGCGGGCCAATATTGCTTCTCAACTGTGCTTTACCAGATCCTTTCCCAAAACGCACTCTCTTTGACCAAACCTTCTGATCTCCTGGAGCTCATATCAGATGTCCAGCACTCTATTAAGACAAATTTGGAAAAAGCTGGCGAAATTGAGGTTGGTAACCAAGGGGTGGATGACTGTGGAACGACATTCACATTGTCTCCCGAGGATCAACAGAAGTACTTCGAGGCTAAACCTTTGCACGGTATGACGTTTGGCGGTTGGGCTGCTGGAGATATAGCTGCAGCTAGCGAATTCTGGAAAGCTGGGACGCAAATCTCCGGAAAGCTTGGCATCACGGACGGTGTACACCTGCTTGCTAATGGTCGA CTTGTCGGTCCCATCACTCCAGTGACATTCCCGCTTGATGACTTCGAAGCTTTGGAGGTGTACGAACACAGGAAACGTGTCAAGCCTATCATTGATATTCTTAAGACGATGTACGATGATATTGCTGCCTTTGACAG ACCAACATTGGCAAACCTTATCTCCAAAGTCTCTTCTGTAGTCACCTCGGCGTATAAGCCTCTTGATGGTGAGGGAATCTTTGCACCTACCCAATTGACTAGGACGAGGTATTATGAGAGACTTGACGATGGATCCAT GTCATTCAAGCTCGGGGATGAGGACATGTCCTTGTTGAAGGTGGCAATTGTTGTGAACCCATTATCCGAGCAAGCTCAAAAGTGGTCACCTCTCATCCAG ACTTTGTCTGAAATGGAGCACGTCTTTGTGTCTGTATATCTAGAGCCTGAGGCGCTAATGGAGGAGGTCAAGTTGAAGAGGTTCTATCGTACTTCTGTACCTTCCAGGTTGACCTTTGATGTCGACGG TGCTGCCATAGCTCCTGGTCTGACATTCAAcagccttccttccaacccTATCTATACTCTTGGTCTCGACACTCCGCCGTCCTGGATCGTCTCACCCAGGACTTCACCATATGATCTggacaatcttctcctctcctccatctcgtcACCTGTCTCTGTCACCTTCCAGCTCAAGCAACTTTTGATTGAGGGCCACGCTCGAGAGGCAGGCAATATTCCTCCTCGCGGTCTTCAGCTACAGCTCAAAACCCTTGGTGGAGATATCGCTGCCGATACGCAAGTGATGGCTAACCTCGGTTACTTACAATTCCGCGCCACGCCTGGTTACTATACTTTGTCGATCAGACCGGgcagaggtgaagaagtcTTCAACCTTGAGAGCATTGGTGCTGAGGGTTGGGATAGTCCGTCGGTTGAGGAAGTCGGAGAAGGTGTCGACCTGGGAAGCTTTGATGGACAGACGATATACCCAAGGTTCGCAAGAAAAGAGGGTATGGAGAAAGCCGACGTCCTTCAAGAGTCAGTTGCTGCTCCGGAAGGATTGGCGAAACAAGTTTATTCAAA GATGAAGTCTATCGTTGGATTGTCAACAAAGGCTACGCCCGCTAAGACTGAGCATGCCGATATTAACATTTTCACTGTTGCGTCTGGTCTTTTGTACGAGCGTTTTGCGTCAATCATGATTCTTAGTGTCATGAAGCACACCAATAGCTCTGTCAAATTTTGGTTTATC GAAaacttcctttccccaACTTTCATT GCGTTTATCCCTAAGCTTGCCGAGGAATATGGCTTTCAATACGAGTTCGTGACTTACAAGTGGCCACATTGGCTGCGAGCTCAGACAGAGAAACAACGTATCATTTGGGC ATACAAGATCCTTTTCCTCGATGTCCTTTTCCCCATGTCTCTTGACAAAGTCATCTTTGTGGATGCCGACCAGATTGTTCGTACTGACATGAAGGAGCTAATGGATGTCGATTTGCATGGAAGGGTCTACGGCTATGCGCCTATGGGTAACAGCcgaaaggagatggaaggttTCAGATTCTGGAAGAGCGGATATTGGAAGGAAGCGCTGAGAGGAAGACCGTACCATATCAG TGCTTTGTATGTTGTTGATCTTAAAAAGTTCAGGCAGCTCGCTACGGGA GATCGACTTCGAGGGCAATACCATGCACTTTCAGCCGATCCTAATTCACTTGCCAACCTGGACCAAGATCTTCCCAATTCAATGCAGGATCAAATCCCTATATGGACATTGGATCAAGACTGGTTGTGGTGCCAAACTTGGTGCAGCGATGAAAGTTTGGCCACGGCGAAGACTA TCGACCTTTGTCAAAACCCTCTTACT AAAGAACCCAAGCTTGTTCGTGCTCGACAGATTCCAGAATGGGACGTCTACGACCAAGAAATTGCCGCGTTCGGTGCTCGGGTGTCagaggagggtgaagaaagCGGAGCTTTGGCTATCAGCGTGGATGATTTGGCGTCAGAAGGCTATGTTTCTGGGGtcgaagggaaagaagaggagacagAGCGTGAAGCTGAAGGACGTATTGGGGATGAGTTGTGA
- a CDS encoding t-SNARE, putative, giving the protein MSFNDLERGQAEPLLRGGAPDQDATFIALKDSVSIQVFKIQSNVQGIQRLVDKLGGNADGDNLRTSLHNLTEATRDMVKNSSLDVKKLAAYPAGGELATRKPIQTKLSKEFTNAITAFQRVQRLSAEKQRLYVENQKRKVDRLVEENEEAYDESRSSVELEQVQTQQQVHHVSAQELEFQETLIAEREAEIREIESGIHELNDIFRDLGTMVVEQGGLIDNIESNVISVARDSSSAAEELTTAHEYQRKAGKRMACLLLILVIVGAVILLAILS; this is encoded by the exons ATGAGCTTCAACGACTTGGAGAGGGGCCAGGCTGAGCCGCTCTTGAGAGGTGGTGCACCTG ACCAAGACGCCACATTCATAGCTCTCAAGGACTCTGTCTCTATCCAGGTTTTCAAGATTCAATCCAATGTACAGGGTATCCAGAGGTTGGTGGACAAGTTGGGCGGGAACGCAGATGGTGATAACCTTCGAACAAGCTT ACATAATTTGACGGAAGCGACTCGGGATATGGTCAAAAACTCGAGTCTGGATGTTAAGAAGCTTGCGGCTTACCCTGCTGGAGGAGAACTC GCCACCCGTAAACCAATACAAACTAAGCTTTCCAAAGAGTTCACTAACGCCATAACCGCCTTTCAACGAGTGCAGAGATTATCCGCGGAGAAACAGAGGCTCTACGTAGAGAaccaaaagagaaaggtggACAGATTGGTAGAAGAAAACGAAGAAGC ATATGATGAGTCAAGAAGTTCCGTAGAACTAGAGCAGGTGCAAACTCAGCAGCAAGTTCACCA CGTATCTGCGCAAGAGTTGGAATTCCAAGAGACCTTGATTGCAGAGCGAGAGGCTGAAATACGAGAGATTGAATCAGGTATCCACGAGTTGAACGACATCTTCCGCGATCTAGGTACAATGGTCGTAGAACAGGGTGGTCTTATCG ACAATATCGAAAGTAACGTCATCTCTGTTGCTCGCGATAgttcttctgctgctgaagAACTTACAACGGCCCATGAGTATCAGCGAAAGGCTGGGAAAAGGATGGCCTGCTTGTTGCTCATCCTTGTTATAGTGGGCGCCGTTATTCTCCTTGCT ATTTTGTCATAA